GACCCCGGCGGGCACGTGGATGCAGTTGAGCGTGTGGAGCGAATGCCGCGGGACGTAGCCGATGCCGAGGCGCTCGAGGCCGGCGCGGAGGCGGGCATGCATCGCCGCATGGCGGGCGATCCGGGCGTCGAGCCCCTCCTCGAGGACGATCGCCAGCGCCTCGCGGAGGGCGTAGGTCATGTTGATCGGCGCGGTGTGGTGGTACACGCGCCCGCCGCCCCCCGACGTGTAGTACTTGCGGAGCATTGAGACGTCGAGATACCACGACTGGACGCGCGTCTTCCGGGCGTCGAGCGCCGCCAGCGCCCGGTCGCCGAAGCTCACCGGCGCCAGCCCCGGCGGGCAGCTGAGGCACTTCTGCGTCCCGGAATAGATGGCGTCGATCCCCCACTCGTCGACGCGCAGCTCGTGGCCACCGAGGCTCGTCACCGCGTCGACCACCAGCAGCGCCCCGCGGCCGTGGACGATCTCCGCCAGCCCGGGAAGGTGCTGGTGGGCCCCGGTGCTCGTCTCGGCATGGACGATGCCGACGAGCTTCGTCCGCGGATGGCGTTCGAGCGCCGCGGCGATCTGGTCGGGCGTGAACGATTCCCCCCACGGCACTTCGAGGGCGTGCACGGTGGCCCCGCAGCGCTCCATGACGTCTTTCATGCGCCCGCCAAACACGCCGTTGACGCACACGATCACCTCGTCGCCGGGCTCGACGAGGTTCACGGCGATGCACTCCATCCCCGCCATCCCGGTGCCGCTGACCGGAAACGTCAGGGCGTTGGCGGTGCCGAACACGCGCCGCAGCATCTCGCAGACCTCGTCCATGATCGCGAGGTACTGCGGGTCGAGGTGGCCGAGCGTGGGGGCCGCCAACGCCCGAAGCACGCGGGACGGCACGGGGCTCGGCCCGGGGCCGAGGAGGATCCGCTCGGCGGGGTGGCGGGTGTCCATGCGGCGGGGGTGTCCCGGGCGGAGGGGCGCGACGCCGGCAGGATAACAGGCGGCCGGCGCCAGGGCCCGCCCCCGCGGCGACCGGCCCGAAACGGCCTGGCGGCCCGGCGCCCTGCCAACCCGCGGCGAGAACACGATAATGGCCGCATGGATCCACTCTCCGGAAAACTGCTCGTCGCCGCGCCGCGGCTCGGCGACCCCAATTTCAAGCAGACCGTCGTCCTCGTCGTTCACCACGAGGCCGAGGGGGCGTTTGGCCTGGTGCTCAACCGCGTCGGCGACAAGCGCGTCAAGGATGTCTGGGCGCGGCACGTCCACGAGCCCTGTCCGGTCGATCAACTGATCATGCTCGGCGGCCCGGTCGAGGGGCCGCTGATCGCCCTCCATGGCAATGCCACGCTCGGAGAGCGCGAGATCGTGCCGGGGGTGTTT
This Planctomycetota bacterium DNA region includes the following protein-coding sequences:
- a CDS encoding YqgE/AlgH family protein, whose protein sequence is MDPLSGKLLVAAPRLGDPNFKQTVVLVVHHEAEGAFGLVLNRVGDKRVKDVWARHVHEPCPVDQLIMLGGPVEGPLIALHGNATLGEREIVPGVFFTSDRDLLVAVVAEGKTPLRVYSGYSGWGEGQLDGEVAAGDWLVATADGGLIFADDDGLWRQASRRSADEQLVRSLHVRHVPREPEMN
- a CDS encoding alanine--glyoxylate aminotransferase family protein, encoding MDTRHPAERILLGPGPSPVPSRVLRALAAPTLGHLDPQYLAIMDEVCEMLRRVFGTANALTFPVSGTGMAGMECIAVNLVEPGDEVIVCVNGVFGGRMKDVMERCGATVHALEVPWGESFTPDQIAAALERHPRTKLVGIVHAETSTGAHQHLPGLAEIVHGRGALLVVDAVTSLGGHELRVDEWGIDAIYSGTQKCLSCPPGLAPVSFGDRALAALDARKTRVQSWYLDVSMLRKYYTSGGGGRVYHHTAPINMTYALREALAIVLEEGLDARIARHAAMHARLRAGLERLGIGYVPRHSLHTLNCIHVPAGVDDAAVRRRLLEEYGIEIGAGLGAMAGKAWRIGLMGHGATTRNVDLVLTALATALGA